The genomic window AGCCGGGAGTTCGCAGGCAAGGCGTACGCTCTCGTCGATATTCCAGCCGCCTTCGGCCCAATCCGTAGCGGAAATGCGCAGCCACAATGGCAGATCGGCCGGCCACACTTCGCGCACGGCAGCAATCACTTCACGCACCAGGCACGTGCGATTTTCAAAGCTGCCACCGTATTCATCAGTGCGATGGTTGCTCAGTGGCGAGAGGAACTGGTGCAACAGGTAGCCGTGCGCCGCGTGCAGCTCGATCAACTTGAAGCCGGCTTTCTGCGCGCGTACGGCGGCGGTCCTGAAATCCGCGATGACTTTGCGAATGCCTTCGGCATCCAGCGCTTGCGGCACATGCCAATCCTTGTCGAAGGGAATGGCAGAGGGTGCGACGGTTTGCCAGGCGCCCTTGTCGGCAGGCAGCGCATGACCACCTTCCCAGGGACGCCACACGCTGGCCTTGCGCCCAGCATGCGCCAGCTGCACGCCAGGAACCGCGCCATGTTCGGCGATAAACGCCGTGATCGGCCGCCAGGCTTCTATCTGAGCGTCATTCCAGATGCCGGTGTCGCGCCCGGAAATACGCCCTTCGGGCGACACGGCCGTCGCCTCCGCAATCACTGCGCCCGCCCCGCCTACCGCCCGACTGCCCAGATGCACGAAGTGCCATTGATCGGGCACGCCATCGGTGGCCGAGTACTGGCACATCGGCGATACCACGATGCGGTTACGCAAGGTGAGGCTACGTTGCTGATAGGGTTCAAACAGTTTCATCGTCGTCCGCCATCGGGTGAAGCCAAGCAGATGGCGGCGAACCGCCCATGATCAAGCCTGCGCCTCATCGCTGAAGCACGCGACCTGGCGCTCTTCCATCCACGCAGCCAACTGCAGGGCAAGCGCATCAGGTATTTTCATCCAGGTGAAGTGATCAGCACGTTGCCCGGCAAGCTGATCCGGCGTGACTGCGCTCACCTGTTTCGAGGTGTTCGGCATGCCATCCAGCAACCATGCCAGCGAACTAGGCGGTGCCATCCAATCGTCCTGCAAGCACAAAGCGTGCACTGGCAATGCCATCGCCGCCAATTGATGCGTGAAATCGGCTTGCATGCCGCTCACCGAGTAACGACCTGTTCGTCCGCTGCGTGACCAGTCCGCGATGACGCCACGTGCTTCATTGCCGCCAAAACCGATCCTGCGTCCGGGCAAATACCCCATCAACGAAGCCAGCGGCGACACCAGGGTGTAGGCAAGACGAAGCGCGAACTTCGCAGGAAAACGCCGCCAATAAGGTGCGCCACTGGCGATCAGCGTGATGCCTGCCACCTGATCGGGATGCAAGCTGGCGTAAAGGCAGGAAAGCTGGCCACCAAGACTGTGTCCACCCAGCCAGAATGTTGCCTGCGGCCAACGCGCCTTGGCCTGCTCGATACCAGCTGGCAGATCGGCCTCAAGCAATTCGCGGTAACCCCAATTGGCGTGTCGTCCGGCGCGTCGATCGCTGGAGCCAATGCCACGCCACTCATGCAGCATGACCGCGATGCCATGCGCAGCCAAGGCTTCGGCCAGCGGCAAGTAGTGCTTGGCCGGCACACCCATCGCCGACAGCCAATACAGCACATGCCGCGGATAGTCGCGGGGTTGCACGGTGATTAATTCGCTGCGCGCACCATCGCGCGCAACAGCAGGTGCGATGATGGTATTGGCCGCCATGGCGGCAGATGACGAAGATAATCCAGACATTCGCACAGGTTAGCTAATGGCCGTGACAGAAACAAAAAGGCCGGCAATGAGCCGGCCTTTTAAGCATTTTGTCAAACGATGCTCAAGGTTTATTTCGGAACGACCTCATCGGCCTGTAATCCTTTCTGGCCTTGAACCACCTTGAACTCCACCTTTTGCCCCTCTTTCAGGCTTTTGAAGCCGTTACCCTGGATTGCACGGAAATGCACAAAGACATCCGGGCCATTGGAGCGGCTAATAAAGCCGAAGCCCTTGGCGTCATTGAACCACTTGACTGTGCCTTCCTCACGTTGATCCGACATGACTCACTCCGTTCTAGCGTTTAACTCTGAGACCAGTCGGCCCACCCGAGCCGACGGCTTACTGGGTTTGCCAAGATCGAGTGGAGCCTTGCGGACAGGGACCGCATTGCGGACACGCGTAATACCGAGCAGACACAGTGACTAGAGCTTAATGATTTTCGTAAAGCGATATGTGATGAAAAATTCACGTTTGGAAGCACAATGAAAATCGGCAGCAAAATATCCAGAAAATAAAAAAGCCGGGCATTAAGCCCGGCTTTTTAAATCGATCTATTCGGGCAATTAGCTTGCCTGAACCTCATCGGCCTGCAGACCCTTCTGGCCCTGCACAACCTTGAAGGTGACCTTCTGGCCTTCCTGGAGGCTCTTGAAGCCATTGCCCTGGATGGCACGGAAATGCACGAAAAGGTCGGCCGAGCCGTCCTCGGGCGAGATGAACCCGAAACCCTTCGCATCGTTGAACCACTTAACGGTACCGCTCTTACGATCTGACATGATGTACTCCATCTGTTCCAGCGTTTGACTCTGAGACCAGTTGGCCCGCCCGGGCCAACGGCTTACTGGGTATGCTGAGGATCAGGTGAAGTGACACAGACGGGTCGCGCCGGTATACGCACGTTACCAAGCAAACACAGTGCAGAGAGCTTAATCGGTTCGACATGTCGATATGTGATCAAAATTTCACATCTCGCCAGCGACCCAACTTTTAAAAACAAAACAAAAGCCGAGCTCAAAAAGCCCGGCTTTACCGATTCTATCTATTCAAGCAATCAGGCTGCCTGGACTTCATCGGCTTGCAGGCCCTTCTGGCCCTGCACCACCTTGAAGCTGACCTTCTGGCCTTCTTGCAGGCTCTTGAAGCCATTGCCCTGGATCGCGCGGAAATGCACGAAAACATCCGGGCCGTTGTCGCGGCTGATAAAGCCGAAACCCTTGGCATCATTGAACCATTTTACGGTACCGATCTGACGATCAGACATGTAACACACTCCAAAAAAACTAGGTTTTTCAAAAACAAAGACTCAACCACCATGAGGTGGCCGACTTAACTGGTGTGCTAAGGAAAGCCCTGAGAGTGAGCGATGAGGCAGATGGTGATCGGCTGCATCGGGTCACGTGACTCCGGTGACCCCGGCAAACACAGTTCGCCCATCATAACCGCAAATGCACAGATAAGGCGAATAGGTATTCAGGAAAGGCCTCCTTACAAGGCGCGCTATGCTTGGCCGGCTAATAAATCAAAGAGAACATGTCCATGGATTTGGCTAACAAGACAGATTTCTTTCAACAGGCTTACGTGAGACAGGGGCTCTTTCTCCTGCTCGGACTCTTGGCCGGGTGTGGGCACGCTGCCCGCAAGACGATCCCGACTGCCGCGCCAGCCGCGCCGCAGGTGGTCGATATCGGTGTGCCCGCCTGCAATGCCTATCTGAATCGGTATCTAGCCTGCCACCGCGCCGCGCACGTCTTTTCTGGCGACGTCCTGGAAAACCATTACCAATCGATGCTCTCCAGTCTGCGACAGAGCGCCAGCGATCCGCTGGTACGCCCCTATCTGGCCAGCCGCTGCATCGGCATGACGCAGCAGCTCGACGCTGCACTGCAAGGTCGTCCGTGCACAGCTACCGCAGCATCCCTGGCAACAGCCTCATCCGCGCCAGTGAGCACGCAACACTGATCCAATCGCGGTGGGGCGACAGCGCCCCAATCGAATCTTCGGTGTGTCATGCCATGCAGCCGTGTCGGAGATCGCCTGCGCCAGCTCTTCGAGCATGCGTTGCGACGGTTCGACCTGCTTCTCAAGGAAGAGCGCCTTCACTTCGAACACGCCTTCAGCGCGATGCGCCTTCGCATCGAGCCGACCGATCAATCGACCCCGATGCAGAATGGGCAGCACGTAATAACCATACTTACGCTTTGCAGCGGGAACATAACATTCGATGCTGTAGTCGAAATCAAACATGTCCCTTAGGCGGGCACGATCCCAGATCAGTGGATCGAATGGCGACAACAGCACCGTGTTCGTCGCACGCAAGCGGCCTTCGCGAGCTTTCTCCAACAGCGCTGCGTGGTCACGGTGTACGTATGCCGGACTCTTCCAACCAGCCACTTGCACACTCAACAATTCGCCCGTGGCGAGCAACGGAGTCAGCTCACGCTCGTCAACGGCCGGCTTAAGGCGAAAGTAATCGGCAATCCAGCGCGCCTGTGTCACGCCAAGCGCGCGCACGCTGTCGAGGATGAATCGCTTGCGCAACGCCGCCTGCGGCATAGTTAGTACAGCGTGATCGAACGAAGGGTCGAGCTTGTCCAACACTCGCTCGGCAAGATCGTAGATGCGTTGGAAACGCTCGCGTCGGGTCACCATCAATTCGCCTGACGCGAACCACGCTTCCAGCCAGCGCTTTTCGGGTTTCCACTCCCACCAACCCGAAGCACCGCGATCGGCGCGTTCAAAGTCGGAAGCGCGCACCGGACCCGATACACGCACACGCTCCAGCAACGCCTGCATCTGTTCGGGATGAGCATCCCTGGCGCGCGCAGCATGTTTGTCTGCCCAATGAGTGCTCTCCGATTGCGCCCGCCATGCGCGATGCAGGCCGATATCGGAGGCGGTGACAAAACAGGCTTCATGTGCCCAGCATTCAGCAATGCGGCCCGCTTCCAGCGCCTCTTCCAACCAACTTTGCGGATAGCTGCCAAGTCGCGCATGCAATACCAGATAAGGGCTTCGCGCAACAACATGAATGCTGTCTATCTGCAACAAGCGCATGCGCTGGATGCACGCCAGCAGATCATTTCTCGTCGCACGCTTTCGTGAAGGTTGAAGCAAACCTTGCGCAGCGAGTTGAAGTGCACGTGCCTGTGTCAGCGTAATGGGTTTTGCAACAGATGAAGATTCGCTCAACGGAATGTCGCCTTTACGAATTCATTACCTATGTGTTGTGCTTGCATTTATCACGCACTTGCTAACGTGTCTGCAAGCTTGATGTGCCGGAGCGTTCTTCGGCCGTG from Dyella caseinilytica includes these protein-coding regions:
- a CDS encoding NADH:flavin oxidoreductase/NADH oxidase — its product is MKLFEPYQQRSLTLRNRIVVSPMCQYSATDGVPDQWHFVHLGSRAVGGAGAVIAEATAVSPEGRISGRDTGIWNDAQIEAWRPITAFIAEHGAVPGVQLAHAGRKASVWRPWEGGHALPADKGAWQTVAPSAIPFDKDWHVPQALDAEGIRKVIADFRTAAVRAQKAGFKLIELHAAHGYLLHQFLSPLSNHRTDEYGGSFENRTCLVREVIAAVREVWPADLPLWLRISATDWAEGGWNIDESVRLACELPALGVDLVDVSSGGLVPHVKIPVGPGYQVPFAARIRQEANMATGAVGLITEPAQADGIIAGGAADVVLIARASLRDPYFPRRAAQELGATIVAPEQYQRAW
- a CDS encoding alpha/beta hydrolase family protein: MSGLSSSSAAMAANTIIAPAVARDGARSELITVQPRDYPRHVLYWLSAMGVPAKHYLPLAEALAAHGIAVMLHEWRGIGSSDRRAGRHANWGYRELLEADLPAGIEQAKARWPQATFWLGGHSLGGQLSCLYASLHPDQVAGITLIASGAPYWRRFPAKFALRLAYTLVSPLASLMGYLPGRRIGFGGNEARGVIADWSRSGRTGRYSVSGMQADFTHQLAAMALPVHALCLQDDWMAPPSSLAWLLDGMPNTSKQVSAVTPDQLAGQRADHFTWMKIPDALALQLAAWMEERQVACFSDEAQA
- a CDS encoding winged helix-turn-helix domain-containing protein encodes the protein MRLLQIDSIHVVARSPYLVLHARLGSYPQSWLEEALEAGRIAECWAHEACFVTASDIGLHRAWRAQSESTHWADKHAARARDAHPEQMQALLERVRVSGPVRASDFERADRGASGWWEWKPEKRWLEAWFASGELMVTRRERFQRIYDLAERVLDKLDPSFDHAVLTMPQAALRKRFILDSVRALGVTQARWIADYFRLKPAVDERELTPLLATGELLSVQVAGWKSPAYVHRDHAALLEKAREGRLRATNTVLLSPFDPLIWDRARLRDMFDFDYSIECYVPAAKRKYGYYVLPILHRGRLIGRLDAKAHRAEGVFEVKALFLEKQVEPSQRMLEELAQAISDTAAWHDTPKIRLGRCRPTAIGSVLRAHWRG
- a CDS encoding cold-shock protein encodes the protein MSDRQIGTVKWFNDAKGFGFISRDNGPDVFVHFRAIQGNGFKSLQEGQKVSFKVVQGQKGLQADEVQAA
- the cspE gene encoding transcription antiterminator/RNA stability regulator CspE, whose amino-acid sequence is MSDRKSGTVKWFNDAKGFGFISPEDGSADLFVHFRAIQGNGFKSLQEGQKVTFKVVQGQKGLQADEVQAS
- a CDS encoding cold-shock protein, translating into MSDQREEGTVKWFNDAKGFGFISRSNGPDVFVHFRAIQGNGFKSLKEGQKVEFKVVQGQKGLQADEVVPK